A genomic region of Phycisphaerae bacterium contains the following coding sequences:
- the plsY gene encoding glycerol-3-phosphate 1-O-acyltransferase PlsY gives MAAGLTAAGYLFGSIPFGLLVGLWKNVDIRTKGSCNIGATNAGRVLGKRYFYIVLLLDLLKGFVPTAAAGLWLRLNGFFEHSPVVGTTIWLAVAFAAVAGHNWPCWLGFKGGKGVSASLGVVLAIYPYYTFPGLAAFAIWIVVVAVTRYVSIGSIVAGLGFLIGLGLLFAFHPAWRIGDHWPLAAFAAVMVGLLIFRHRTNIARLRSGTENKFMAKAEGAS, from the coding sequence ATGGCGGCGGGTCTGACCGCCGCGGGTTACTTGTTCGGATCGATCCCGTTCGGTCTGCTGGTGGGTCTGTGGAAGAACGTGGATATTCGCACCAAAGGGTCGTGCAACATCGGGGCGACCAACGCGGGGCGGGTGCTGGGCAAGCGGTACTTCTACATCGTGCTCCTGCTGGACCTGCTCAAAGGGTTTGTGCCGACGGCGGCGGCGGGATTGTGGCTGCGGCTCAATGGGTTTTTTGAGCACAGTCCGGTGGTGGGCACGACGATCTGGCTGGCGGTGGCGTTCGCGGCGGTGGCCGGGCACAACTGGCCGTGCTGGCTGGGCTTTAAGGGCGGCAAGGGCGTTTCGGCGAGTCTGGGCGTGGTGCTGGCGATCTATCCTTACTACACGTTTCCGGGCCTGGCGGCGTTTGCGATCTGGATCGTGGTGGTGGCGGTCACGCGGTACGTGTCGATCGGATCGATCGTGGCGGGCTTGGGGTTTTTGATCGGACTGGGGCTGCTGTTCGCGTTTCATCCGGCGTGGCGGATCGGCGACCACTGGCCGCTGGCGGCGTTCGCGGCGGTGATGGTGGGCCTGCTGATCTTCCGCCATCGGACCAACATCGCGCGGCTGCGGAGCGGGACGGAGAACAAGTTCATGGCGAAGGCCGAAGGGGCATCGTGA
- the mnmE gene encoding tRNA uridine-5-carboxymethylaminomethyl(34) synthesis GTPase MnmE → MTRWTLESTIFAAATVLQPALRAIVRISGCRTRDAVARLFVPDDGDGGFRRSVRPGVLKVEGDVAVRAWLWTFPGPDSYTGEDMAEIHVPGSLALVQLIEGRLMREGLEPAERGEFTARAMLLGKLELTQAEAINALVQAENDAQIEAALTLLAGRLHRSLEDAYERLTNLVADVEANIDFSEEEIEQVSLPRAIERIDGLAGELDRLLATAIDAESLSSLPRVFLVGPANAGKSSLLNALTGVDRAICSAIPGTTRDMLTAVWRYESREVQLVDTAGLIAEAADAVTAKAVARTQRFLATADLHLLVFDATDDAERALALLEPLAIDRGRSVAVINKIDLVSPQRIAGFENRLAGRYDRAARTSVRSGEGLDRLAALVFEWLGQSCLSVSAGQFALNRRQRHAIGRARDALAATCGEARTLAAEGGGFGYEIIAAGLHEALRGLSELLGKDATDNVLDNIFSQFCIGK, encoded by the coding sequence GTGACGCGATGGACGCTGGAGAGCACGATCTTCGCCGCCGCGACGGTATTGCAGCCGGCTTTGCGGGCGATCGTGCGGATCAGCGGATGCCGGACGCGCGACGCGGTGGCGCGGCTTTTTGTGCCGGATGACGGCGACGGCGGGTTTCGCCGATCGGTGCGGCCGGGCGTGCTGAAGGTCGAAGGCGATGTGGCGGTCCGGGCGTGGCTGTGGACGTTTCCCGGTCCGGACAGTTACACCGGCGAGGACATGGCTGAGATTCACGTGCCCGGTTCGCTCGCCCTGGTGCAATTGATCGAGGGGCGGCTCATGCGGGAGGGTCTGGAGCCGGCGGAGCGCGGCGAGTTTACCGCGCGGGCGATGCTGTTGGGCAAACTCGAATTGACGCAGGCGGAGGCGATCAACGCGCTGGTGCAGGCGGAGAACGACGCCCAGATCGAAGCGGCGCTGACGCTTCTGGCGGGCCGGCTGCACCGGTCGCTGGAGGATGCGTACGAGCGGCTGACCAATCTGGTCGCCGACGTCGAGGCCAACATCGACTTCAGCGAAGAGGAGATCGAGCAGGTCTCGCTGCCGCGGGCGATCGAACGGATCGACGGCCTGGCCGGCGAGTTGGACCGGCTGTTGGCGACGGCGATCGACGCCGAATCGCTTTCGTCGCTGCCGCGCGTGTTCCTGGTCGGGCCGGCCAACGCGGGCAAGAGCTCGCTGCTGAACGCGCTGACGGGCGTGGATCGGGCGATCTGCTCAGCCATTCCGGGCACGACGCGGGACATGCTGACCGCGGTGTGGCGATACGAATCGCGCGAGGTGCAACTGGTCGATACAGCCGGGCTGATCGCCGAGGCGGCCGATGCGGTCACGGCGAAGGCTGTGGCGCGGACGCAGCGGTTTCTGGCGACGGCGGACCTGCACCTGCTGGTCTTCGACGCGACGGACGATGCCGAGCGGGCGCTGGCCCTTCTCGAACCGCTGGCGATCGACCGCGGGCGGAGCGTCGCGGTCATCAACAAGATCGACCTGGTCTCGCCGCAGCGGATCGCGGGGTTTGAGAATCGCCTGGCCGGACGGTATGATAGGGCCGCAAGGACGTCGGTGCGGAGCGGCGAGGGCCTGGACCGGTTGGCCGCGCTGGTGTTCGAGTGGCTGGGGCAGAGCTGCCTGAGCGTCTCGGCTGGGCAGTTCGCCCTCAATCGTCGGCAGCGCCACGCCATCGGCCGGGCGCGCGACGCCCTGGCGGCGACATGCGGTGAGGCGCGGACGCTGGCGGCTGAAGGCGGCGGATTTGGGTACGAGATCATCGCAGCCGGGCTGCACGAGGCCCTGCGTGGACTGTCCGAACTGCTGGGAAAGGATGCCACCGACAATGTCCTCGATAACATCTTCTCGCAATTCTGCATCGGCAAATAA